The DNA window CAGATGGCAATTGTAGAATTTGCCAGAGATGTGATCGGATATAAAGATGCCAACAGCATCGAGCTGGATCCGGAAACCACACATCCGGTCATCGCACTGATGCCGGAACAGAACGGTGTGGAAAACCTGGGCGGAACTCTTCGCCTTGGTGCTTACCCGTGTGTCCTGAAAGAAGGAAGCAAGGCAAGAGAAGTATACGGAACCGAAGAAATCAGCGAGAGACACCGTCACCGCTATGAAGTAAATAACGACTATCGACAGGAACTGGAAGAAAATGGAATGGTACTTTCCGGACTGTCACCGGATAAACGTATCGTAGAGATGCTTGAGATCCCGGGTCATCCGTTCTTTGTGGGAACCCAGGGACATCCGGAACTCAAATCCAGACCAAACCGCGCACATCCGCTGTTCCGTGGACTGATCCAGGCAGCAGTAGCGTATCACCAGTGAGAGGAGAAAATGTGATGAAAGAAAATCAGGGTTTATATCGACAGCAATTTGAGCATGATAACTGTGGTATCGGAGCAGTCATCAACAGCAAAGGCATCAAAAGCCACACCACAGTAGAAAATGCTCTGAAAATCGTAGAAAATCTGGAGCATCGTGCAGGAAAAGATGCAGAGGGAAAAACCGGTGACGGTGTAGGTATTCTGTTACAGATCTCCCACAAATTCTTTAAAAAAGAATGTGACAAGCTGGGAATCGCGATCGGAGAAGAAAGAGAGTATGGTATCGCCCAGCTCTTCTTCCCACAGGATGAACTGAAATGTAACCAGGCAAAGAAGATGTTCGAGATCATCGTGGAAAAAGAAGGTCTGGAACTTCTCGGTTACCGTGAAGTCCCGGTTTATCCGGATGTTCTCGGTCATAAAGCGAGAGTCTGTATGCCGCACATCGTGCAGGCGTTCATCAAAAAACCTGCCCGTGTGGAAAAAGGACTGGAATTTGACCGGAAACTGTACATCGCCCGCCGTGTCTTTGAACAGAGTAATGAAAATACGTATGTAGTATCCATGTCCAGCCGTACCATCGTATACAAAGGTATGTTCCTGGTAGGACAGCTGCGTACCTTCTTTGGCGATCTGCAGGACAAAGACTATGAATCTGCCATCGCCATGGTACACTCCCGTTTCAGTACCAACACGAACCCGAGCTGGGAGAGAGCACATCCGAACCGCTTTATCGTACACAACGGTGAGATCAACACCATCCGCGGTAATGCCGATAAGATGCTGGCGCGTGAGGAAACCATGGAATCCTCCCATCTGAAAAATCAGCTGCACAAGATCCTTCCGGTTGTAGATACCAGAGGATCCGACTCTGCAATGCTTGACAACACCCTGGAATTCCTGGTGATGAGTGGTATGCCGCTTCCGCTGGCTGTTATGATCACGATTCCGGAACCATGGACCAACAATAAGACGCTGGATCAGGATGAGAGAGACTTTTATCAGTATTATGCAACGATGATGGAGCCGTGGGACGGTCCTGCATCCATCGTATTTTCCGACGGTGATCTGGTCGGTGCGGTTCTTGACCGTAACGGTCTGCGTCCATCCCGTTACTATGTATTAAAGAGCGGTGATGTGATTCTGGCTTCCGAGGTCGGTGTTCTGGAAGTACCGGAAGAAGAGATCGTGTTAAAAGAGCGTCTGCATCCGGGTAAAATGCTGTTAGTAGACACTGTAAAAGGAAAAATCTATCAGGATGAAGAACTGAAAGAAATCTATGCGACAAAACAGCCATATGGTGAATGGCTTGACAGCAACCTGGTAGAATTAAAAGAGCTGAAAATCCCGAACAAACGTGTGGAAGAATACGGAAAAGAGCAGAGAAAACAGTTGCAGAAAGCATTCGGCTACACCTATGAAGAATATAAAAATTCCATCCGTACCATGGCATTAAACGGTGGAGAATCGATCGCAGCCATGGGTGTGGATACCCCGCTGGCAGTACTGTCCGAGAAACAGAGACCGTTATTTGACTATTTCAAACAGTTATTTGCCCAGGTAACCAACCCACCGATCGATGCGATCCGTGAGGAGATCGTCACCAGTACCACGATTTATGTAGGAAAAAAAGGCAATCTGTTAGAGGAAAAACCGGAAAACTGCCAGGTATTAAAAATCAACAATCCGATCCTGACCAATACCGATATGCTGAAGATCAAACAGATGCACAAACCGGGATTCAAGGTAGCGGTTGTTCTGATCACTTACTATAAGAGTACCAAACTGGAACGTGCGATTGACCGTCTGTTTGTGGAAGTGGACAAAGCGTACAAAGACGGTGCAAATATCCTGGTTCTTTCCGACCGTGGTGTGGATGAAAACCATGTGCCGATCCCGTCCCTGTTAGCGGTATCTGCCGTTCATCAGCATCTGGTAAATACAAAGAAACAGACCTCTCTGGCACTGATTCTGGAGTCCGGAGAACCGAGAGAAGTGCATCATTTTGCAACCCTGTTGGGTTATGGTGCATGCGCAGTCAACCCGTATCTGGCACAGGACAGCATCCAGGAACTGATCGAAGAGGGACTGCTTGACAAAGATTATTATGCCGCAGTGGACGACTACAATGCAGCCGTTCTGCACGGTATCGTAAAGATTGCTTCCAAGATGGGTATTTCCACCATCCAGTCTTACCAGGGCGCGAAGATTTTCGAAGCCATTGGTATCTCACAGGAAGTCATTGATAAATATTTCTCCGGAACGGTCAGCCGTGTCGGCGGTATCACCATGGAAGATATCGCAAAACAGGTGGATGAGAGACATTCTCAGGCATTTGACCCGCTGGGACTGGCAAGTGATCTGACACTGGACAGCCTTGGAAAACATAAAAGAAGAAGCGGTGGAGAAGAACACCGTTATAATCCGCAGACCATTCATATGCTGCAGCAGTCCACATGGACCGGAAGCTATGACATGTTCAAACAGTATACC is part of the Blautia faecicola genome and encodes:
- the gltB gene encoding glutamate synthase large subunit, which gives rise to MKENQGLYRQQFEHDNCGIGAVINSKGIKSHTTVENALKIVENLEHRAGKDAEGKTGDGVGILLQISHKFFKKECDKLGIAIGEEREYGIAQLFFPQDELKCNQAKKMFEIIVEKEGLELLGYREVPVYPDVLGHKARVCMPHIVQAFIKKPARVEKGLEFDRKLYIARRVFEQSNENTYVVSMSSRTIVYKGMFLVGQLRTFFGDLQDKDYESAIAMVHSRFSTNTNPSWERAHPNRFIVHNGEINTIRGNADKMLAREETMESSHLKNQLHKILPVVDTRGSDSAMLDNTLEFLVMSGMPLPLAVMITIPEPWTNNKTLDQDERDFYQYYATMMEPWDGPASIVFSDGDLVGAVLDRNGLRPSRYYVLKSGDVILASEVGVLEVPEEEIVLKERLHPGKMLLVDTVKGKIYQDEELKEIYATKQPYGEWLDSNLVELKELKIPNKRVEEYGKEQRKQLQKAFGYTYEEYKNSIRTMALNGGESIAAMGVDTPLAVLSEKQRPLFDYFKQLFAQVTNPPIDAIREEIVTSTTIYVGKKGNLLEEKPENCQVLKINNPILTNTDMLKIKQMHKPGFKVAVVLITYYKSTKLERAIDRLFVEVDKAYKDGANILVLSDRGVDENHVPIPSLLAVSAVHQHLVNTKKQTSLALILESGEPREVHHFATLLGYGACAVNPYLAQDSIQELIEEGLLDKDYYAAVDDYNAAVLHGIVKIASKMGISTIQSYQGAKIFEAIGISQEVIDKYFSGTVSRVGGITMEDIAKQVDERHSQAFDPLGLASDLTLDSLGKHKRRSGGEEHRYNPQTIHMLQQSTWTGSYDMFKQYTAMVDEEQSGYLRSLMDFNYPENGGVPIDEVESVDEIVKRFKTGAMSYGSISQEAHETLAIAMNHLHGKSNTGEGGESDDRLDSAGTDRDRCSAIKQVASGRFGVTSRYLVSAREIQIKMAQGAKPGEGGHLPAKKVYPWIAKTRHSTPGVSLISPPPHHDIYSIEDLAQLIYDLKNANKYAGISVKLVSEAGVGTVAAGVAKAGAQVILISGYDGGTGAAPESSIHNAGLPWEMGLAETHQTLLQNGLRNRVRIETDGKLMSGRDVAIAALLGAEEFGFATAPLVTMGCVMMRVCNLDTCPVGVATQNPELRKRFKGKPEYVENFMRFIAQELREYMAKLGVRTIDEMVGKSDLLKVKEDAKTPMAAKMDLSQILYNPYVGEKESVTFSPEKVYDFQLEKTLDEKVLLKKLEKAVEKGTKASLDLKVGNTDRSFGTILGAEITRQHKDGLPEDTITINCTGAGGQSFGAFIPKGLTLRLCGDTNDYYGKGLSGGKLVVFPSKNRGYKAEENIIAGNVALYGATSGKVFINGVAGERFAVRNSGAYAVVEGVGEHGCEYMTGGRVVVLGKTGKNFAAGMSGGIAYVLDENSHLYRNLNKDMISIEKVENKYDIKELKELIEEHVEATGSERGALILEHFQEYLPKFKKIIPNDYKKMIALSAKLEEKGMSTEQAQMEAFYESFQTKSEE